From Lysinibacillus sp. SGAir0095, the proteins below share one genomic window:
- the cbpB gene encoding cyclic-di-AMP-binding protein CbpB, whose translation MISTNTRALLETPISDFIISSEKVAHVQIGNSAEHALLVLTKTGYSSVPVLDIKYRLHGLLSSKMITESILGLERIEYEKLGNIKVDDCMDPDVTYLKITDTFQRALDLVINHAFLCVVDDEGTFVGILTRRVILKQLKKYIYQVED comes from the coding sequence ATGATTTCAACAAATACAAGAGCATTATTAGAGACACCAATTAGTGACTTTATTATTTCATCTGAAAAAGTTGCACATGTTCAAATTGGCAATAGTGCAGAACATGCTTTACTCGTCTTAACAAAAACAGGTTATTCTTCTGTACCTGTATTGGATATTAAGTATCGTTTACACGGTCTTTTAAGTAGTAAAATGATTACCGAATCCATATTGGGTTTAGAACGAATTGAATATGAAAAATTGGGGAATATCAAAGTTGATGATTGTATGGACCCGGATGTTACGTATTTAAAAATAACTGATACGTTCCAGAGAGCTTTAGATTTAGTCATCAACCATGCATTTTTATGTGTAGTCGATGATGAAGGAACTTTTGTTGGTATTTTAACCCGTCGTGTAATTTTAAAGCAGTTAAAAAAATATATTTATCAAGTAGAAGATTAA
- a CDS encoding nuclease-related domain-containing protein, translating to MRLLIYKSRIEPLELIVLKTLESRIQLSKKDQQNLYALTKGFEGEQKFDSLIQTLNCDCIVLNDLLLTVNNQTFQIDSILILKDQIFLFEIKNYSGDFYYDSNRFLQKDGFEISNPLIQLQRTESLMRQLLHKLNINIPIHSKVLFVNPEFSLYQAQPEKTFILPNQVNRFLKTLNLERLKLDERHRNIAEKLNTLHIQEYPLKQYPTFSYHELQKGIKCVSCETFKFCTTNYRREMEVLCLNCRSKQKLESAVIRTAKEFQILFPDEKITTPKVCDWCDLEISQKTIQRILNKHFTKSGANRWIYYT from the coding sequence ATGAGGCTTCTGATATATAAATCTAGAATAGAACCTTTAGAATTAATTGTTCTTAAAACTTTAGAATCTAGAATTCAGTTATCCAAGAAAGATCAGCAAAACTTATATGCTCTAACAAAGGGATTTGAGGGAGAGCAGAAATTTGACTCCTTAATACAAACACTAAACTGTGATTGTATAGTCTTAAACGATTTATTACTAACCGTTAATAATCAAACTTTTCAAATTGATTCTATATTAATTTTAAAGGATCAAATTTTTCTATTCGAAATTAAGAATTATTCTGGTGATTTCTACTATGATTCTAATCGCTTCCTCCAAAAAGATGGATTCGAAATTTCCAATCCCCTAATCCAATTACAACGAACTGAATCATTAATGCGTCAACTTCTTCATAAATTAAATATAAATATCCCTATTCATTCAAAAGTTCTCTTTGTTAACCCCGAATTCTCGCTTTATCAAGCTCAGCCAGAAAAAACTTTCATTCTACCAAATCAAGTTAATCGTTTTTTAAAGACTCTAAATTTAGAACGATTAAAATTAGATGAAAGACATAGAAATATTGCGGAAAAGTTAAATACTCTCCATATTCAAGAATATCCTCTAAAGCAATATCCTACCTTTTCATATCATGAGTTACAGAAAGGCATAAAATGTGTTTCTTGTGAGACTTTTAAATTTTGTACAACAAACTATAGACGAGAAATGGAAGTTCTTTGTTTAAATTGCAGAAGCAAACAAAAACTAGAATCTGCTGTAATTCGCACAGCAAAAGAATTCCAAATTCTATTCCCTGATGAAAAAATTACAACTCCCAAAGTATGTGATTGGTGCGACCTTGAAATTTCTCAAAAGACCATACAAAGAATCCTCAACAAACACTTCACTAAATCAGGTGCCAACCGGTGGATTTATTACACCTAG
- a CDS encoding short-chain dehydrogenase: protein MGMWTIPTIITGALIVLVSYLLTAGVMKKTRHRESATDTPISKMVRDHPVAMNPIIIMYIIFGLFTGIIIFYYWSIYGY from the coding sequence ATGGGAATGTGGACTATACCGACAATCATTACAGGGGCACTTATTGTTCTTGTATCCTACTTACTCACTGCCGGGGTAATGAAAAAGACGAGGCACCGTGAGTCGGCAACAGATACACCGATTAGCAAGATGGTAAGAGATCATCCAGTAGCGATGAACCCAATCATAATTATGTACATTATTTTCGGGCTGTTTACTGGAATAATTATCTTTTATTATTGGTCAATTTATGGATATTAG
- a CDS encoding Ppx/GppA family phosphatase gives MENFKTAIIDIGSNTIRLVLYKYNKLEGLREFGNIKTVARLRTYLQPDGIMSEEGIALLAETLSSFKKIIDDYEVTEIKATATAAIRQATNNQSIVERMENETGILIDLLTEEEEAYFGFVAVAHSMDTKSAVTIDIGGGSTEITLFEDKKLQKTISFPFGTVSLKEMFVSGEVISKEEKEVLRQYVRNQFEKLNWIGQLGLPIIGIGGSARNIAQIHQQLIDYPISGVHQYEIKLEELTNLGSYLERLTFEQLRQLDGLSSDRADIIGIALEVFKELMAVVDAKVFQISKKGLREGLMYNRVSQSDDHAFDKYNVFEGYARRITFEYGRSEEERTFLSRITEQFYKECCRIGLCEFNQDHLVLLKRAAQVFAIGEYIEQDSSNQHTFYLLANQSIVGLNHVERVKLALVASYKNKDYFRRFSAPFITWIPRDELKTLRELGAMLKFIFALNVSKRTIVESVELEKVSDVLHIIVAARNVPMAEIYQCERQKKHIERIFKKPVQIHFYKKGEKR, from the coding sequence ATGGAAAATTTTAAAACAGCAATCATCGATATTGGTTCAAATACAATTCGACTTGTACTTTATAAATATAACAAGCTTGAAGGCTTAAGAGAATTCGGAAATATAAAAACAGTTGCAAGATTAAGAACATATCTACAGCCTGATGGAATAATGTCTGAAGAAGGTATTGCATTGCTAGCCGAGACATTAAGTTCCTTTAAAAAAATAATAGATGATTATGAAGTTACAGAAATAAAGGCAACAGCAACTGCCGCAATTCGCCAAGCAACCAATAACCAATCTATTGTAGAGCGTATGGAGAATGAAACAGGGATTTTGATTGATTTATTAACAGAGGAAGAAGAAGCGTATTTTGGATTTGTTGCTGTTGCGCATTCAATGGATACAAAATCGGCAGTTACGATTGATATAGGTGGCGGCTCAACTGAAATCACTTTATTTGAAGATAAAAAATTACAAAAAACCATCAGTTTTCCTTTCGGCACTGTTTCTTTAAAGGAAATGTTTGTTTCTGGTGAAGTCATAAGTAAAGAAGAAAAAGAAGTTTTGCGCCAATATGTAAGAAACCAATTTGAAAAACTAAACTGGATTGGGCAACTGGGATTACCCATCATCGGCATAGGTGGAAGTGCACGTAATATTGCACAAATTCATCAACAGCTAATAGATTATCCTATTTCTGGTGTGCATCAATACGAAATAAAGCTGGAAGAATTGACGAATTTAGGCAGTTATTTAGAGAGGCTGACTTTCGAACAGTTAAGACAATTGGACGGGCTCTCATCGGACCGAGCAGACATTATTGGAATCGCTCTTGAGGTTTTTAAAGAATTGATGGCTGTTGTCGATGCAAAAGTTTTTCAAATAAGTAAAAAGGGCTTGCGCGAAGGTCTAATGTATAATCGAGTCTCACAAAGTGATGATCATGCTTTTGATAAGTACAATGTTTTTGAAGGATATGCTCGAAGAATAACCTTTGAATATGGACGTTCAGAAGAAGAGCGAACATTCTTGAGTCGTATTACAGAACAGTTTTACAAAGAGTGCTGTCGTATAGGCCTCTGTGAGTTTAATCAAGATCACCTGGTGTTGCTGAAAAGGGCTGCTCAAGTATTTGCAATTGGTGAGTATATTGAACAGGATTCTTCAAATCAGCATACCTTTTACTTACTTGCAAACCAGTCGATTGTTGGGTTGAATCATGTAGAACGTGTGAAATTAGCGCTCGTTGCATCTTATAAAAATAAGGATTATTTCAGAAGATTCTCAGCTCCTTTTATTACTTGGATCCCTCGTGATGAACTAAAAACGTTAAGAGAACTTGGAGCAATGCTTAAATTTATTTTTGCATTAAACGTATCGAAGCGTACTATTGTAGAATCTGTTGAGCTGGAAAAAGTAAGTGATGTACTTCATATTATTGTAGCGGCTCGAAATGTACCAATGGCTGAAATTTATCAATGTGAACGTCAAAAAAAACATATTGAACGGATATTTAAAAAACCTGTACAAATTCATTTTTATAAAAAGGGTGAAAAGAGATGA
- a CDS encoding RNA degradosome polyphosphate kinase: MTTEIQLDSYGEKNNEELIDYKYILEEIAKPQYYNNRELSWLAFNERVLEEAEDEANPLLERLKFLAIFSSNLDEFFMVRVAGLQDQVRAGFHKPENKSGLTPKEQLAKIAQKTQSLVRRQMDVYRYLVHEELPKERVYVRGFKNLNEYQKQFVNELFEETIFPVLTPVAVDAYRPFPTLIGKTLNLLVMLEENMYSEQNEKVAIVQVPSVLDRFIEVPSEKGEKVFVLLEDVITSHLEKLFYGYNVKSTQAFRLTRNADLTIHEEGARDLLVEIEKELKKRKWGVGSRLEVRDGEISDDVLDYLLEEFEIQESDVFKIGGPLDLTFLFSFMKKISVGREHLEYESFIPLRPKDLASDENIFEKALSQDIFFHHPYESFEPIVDFVTEAATDPSVLAIKQTLYRVSGNSPIINALKQAAENGKQVTVLVELKARFDEENNVHWAKELEQAGCLVIYGMNNLKTHSKITLVVRQNNGKIERFVHLGTGNYNDATAKFYTDMGIITSVKEFGIDATNFFNYLSGYTEKPKFHHLVVAPFDIRDEFIELIDEEIRCHKRFGNGFIRAKMNSLTDKDLIMKFYEASINGVKVELVIRGICCLRPGIQGISENITVTSIVGRFLEHTRIYWFHHNGENKIYLSSADLMTRNMVKRVEILFPLYSYDIKQRVMDILRTQLADTVKARVQDSTGKYHFIEISNTDKAINSQEQFLLEAMSTVVVEE; this comes from the coding sequence ATGACTACTGAAATTCAATTAGACTCTTATGGAGAAAAAAATAATGAAGAGTTGATTGACTATAAGTATATTTTAGAAGAAATCGCTAAACCACAGTATTACAATAACCGTGAGCTGAGCTGGTTAGCATTTAATGAACGAGTATTGGAAGAAGCAGAAGATGAAGCCAACCCATTATTAGAACGCTTGAAATTTTTAGCTATTTTCAGCTCGAATTTAGATGAATTTTTCATGGTTCGTGTAGCAGGTTTACAAGACCAGGTAAGAGCAGGTTTTCATAAGCCTGAAAATAAGTCTGGACTTACACCTAAGGAACAGCTTGCCAAAATTGCCCAGAAGACCCAATCGCTTGTACGTAGACAAATGGATGTGTATCGATATCTTGTGCATGAAGAATTACCGAAAGAAAGAGTATACGTACGAGGATTTAAAAATTTAAATGAGTATCAAAAACAGTTTGTTAATGAGTTGTTTGAAGAAACCATCTTCCCAGTCCTAACGCCAGTAGCGGTCGATGCATATCGTCCTTTCCCTACATTGATCGGCAAAACTCTAAACTTGCTGGTCATGCTCGAAGAAAATATGTATAGTGAACAAAATGAAAAGGTTGCAATTGTACAGGTACCTTCCGTTCTAGATCGTTTTATTGAAGTGCCAAGTGAAAAAGGTGAGAAAGTCTTTGTTCTATTAGAAGACGTTATCACTTCCCATCTTGAAAAACTTTTCTATGGATATAACGTGAAGTCTACACAAGCCTTCCGATTAACGCGTAATGCGGATTTAACTATTCATGAGGAAGGTGCACGAGATTTACTTGTTGAGATTGAAAAGGAACTGAAAAAACGTAAATGGGGAGTTGGAAGCCGATTAGAAGTTCGCGATGGCGAAATAAGCGATGATGTACTTGATTATTTGTTAGAAGAATTTGAGATTCAAGAATCGGATGTTTTTAAAATTGGTGGTCCACTTGATTTAACGTTTCTTTTTAGTTTTATGAAGAAGATTTCTGTTGGCCGTGAACATTTAGAGTATGAAAGCTTTATTCCTCTCCGACCAAAAGATTTAGCTTCTGATGAGAATATTTTCGAAAAGGCGTTATCACAAGATATCTTTTTCCATCACCCGTATGAGTCCTTTGAACCGATTGTTGATTTTGTTACAGAAGCCGCAACGGATCCTTCAGTATTAGCAATCAAACAAACCTTATATCGGGTAAGTGGTAATTCGCCTATTATCAATGCTTTAAAACAAGCTGCTGAAAATGGGAAACAAGTGACAGTTCTAGTAGAATTGAAAGCTCGATTCGATGAGGAAAATAACGTGCATTGGGCAAAAGAATTAGAACAAGCCGGATGCCTGGTCATTTACGGAATGAATAACCTGAAAACACATTCTAAAATAACCCTCGTGGTCCGCCAAAATAACGGAAAAATCGAGCGTTTTGTTCACCTTGGTACAGGAAACTATAATGATGCCACCGCTAAGTTTTATACAGATATGGGAATTATCACATCGGTTAAGGAATTTGGTATAGATGCAACAAACTTCTTTAATTACTTAAGCGGCTACACAGAAAAACCAAAATTCCATCATCTTGTTGTTGCGCCCTTTGATATTCGAGATGAGTTTATTGAATTAATAGATGAAGAAATTCGTTGCCATAAGAGATTTGGCAATGGGTTTATTCGTGCAAAAATGAACTCTTTAACAGATAAAGATCTTATCATGAAGTTTTATGAAGCCTCTATTAATGGAGTAAAAGTTGAGCTTGTGATACGTGGGATATGTTGCTTACGACCTGGAATACAGGGAATTAGTGAAAACATAACAGTTACAAGTATCGTAGGACGTTTTTTAGAGCATACACGAATTTACTGGTTCCATCACAATGGAGAAAATAAAATCTATTTATCTTCTGCGGATTTAATGACACGTAATATGGTCAAACGAGTTGAGATATTATTCCCACTATATTCTTATGATATTAAGCAAAGAGTAATGGATATTTTAAGGACGCAGCTAGCTGATACAGTAAAAGCACGTGTTCAAGATTCAACAGGAAAATATCATTTTATAGAAATAAGTAATACTGATAAAGCGATAAATTCTCAGGAGCAGTTTTTACTTGAGGCAATGAGTACTGTCGTAGTAGAAGAATAA
- a CDS encoding MFS transporter, whose translation MGKTNSETRGPIALYLSLPILSWAFYDFANTIFSSNINTVFFPFYMDEVLGTDEVRQQVASSFISYANAVASFFLVLFSPLFGVWIDNTGFKKRFIVWFASISILFTFMMGVFSSIDFNVYYSGVPLSLFLVVVSFVIAKFFFNSSLVFYDSMMGDFGTKEEMPLISGFGVAVGYLGTICGLLVYLLVSDGDFHRAFIPTAILYLIFSLPLFFFIKDKPIPADKRKKIKFLEGYREIIQTFKEMKKYKSIFTFMIAYFFLNDAIATTIAMMAVYATAIVGFTSGQFIILYLVSTVATIIGSLVFGYIAKAIGARRSITIVAIIMILALFVAVFATTQGMFWIAGSMFGVSLGSMWVTSRTFIIELSPEEKRGQFFGLFAFSGKVSSIIGPAIYGTVTLVMRDYGTLASRLALGSLIILTIIGLIIHLQVKPEKNR comes from the coding sequence TTGGGGAAAACAAATTCAGAAACAAGAGGTCCAATTGCATTATATCTTTCACTGCCGATACTGTCCTGGGCATTTTATGATTTTGCGAATACTATCTTTTCATCTAACATTAATACTGTTTTTTTTCCTTTTTATATGGACGAAGTATTAGGAACTGACGAAGTTCGTCAACAAGTAGCGAGTTCGTTTATTTCCTATGCCAATGCTGTAGCAAGCTTCTTTTTAGTTCTCTTTTCACCATTATTTGGTGTGTGGATTGATAATACTGGTTTCAAAAAGCGATTTATTGTCTGGTTTGCCTCTATTTCGATTCTCTTTACTTTTATGATGGGGGTCTTTTCTAGCATTGATTTTAATGTTTATTATTCAGGTGTTCCCCTGAGCTTATTTTTAGTTGTTGTGAGCTTTGTTATAGCCAAATTTTTCTTTAATTCTAGTTTAGTATTTTATGATTCTATGATGGGGGATTTTGGGACAAAAGAAGAGATGCCTTTAATATCAGGGTTTGGTGTGGCCGTTGGTTACTTGGGGACAATTTGCGGTTTACTTGTTTATTTGCTTGTTAGTGACGGTGATTTCCATCGTGCGTTTATCCCAACAGCGATTCTATATCTGATCTTTTCATTGCCCTTATTTTTCTTTATAAAGGATAAACCTATCCCCGCTGATAAAAGAAAGAAGATTAAATTTCTAGAAGGCTATCGAGAAATTATTCAAACGTTCAAGGAAATGAAAAAGTATAAATCAATTTTTACTTTTATGATTGCCTACTTTTTCTTGAACGATGCGATTGCCACAACTATTGCTATGATGGCTGTTTATGCCACAGCGATTGTAGGGTTTACTTCAGGGCAGTTTATCATTTTATACTTGGTCAGTACAGTGGCAACGATAATAGGGTCCTTGGTGTTTGGATATATTGCAAAAGCTATTGGAGCAAGGCGTTCTATCACAATTGTTGCAATAATTATGATCCTCGCACTTTTCGTTGCAGTATTTGCCACAACTCAAGGAATGTTTTGGATTGCTGGCAGTATGTTTGGTGTTTCACTGGGTTCAATGTGGGTGACATCTCGAACTTTTATCATCGAATTATCTCCTGAAGAAAAGCGCGGACAATTTTTCGGCTTATTCGCCTTTTCTGGAAAGGTATCATCAATTATTGGACCAGCCATTTATGGTACCGTCACATTAGTCATGAGAGATTATGGAACATTAGCAAGTAGATTAGCGTTAGGTTCCCTAATCATTCTTACAATAATTGGTTTAATTATTCATTTACAGGTAAAACCTGAAAAAAATAGATGA
- a CDS encoding chemotaxis protein: protein MEHKGILLESGTNELEIVEFEVANNKFGINVIKVKEIIQPIPVTFIPHAHPHVEGIVQLRGEVLPVVNMLKVLGMAHATFSSQHKYIVAEFNKQKVVFHVDNVTQIHRISWNEIEKPSDMYQGGSSQVIGVIKQQDTMLLLLDFEKIMVDINPDSGINVESVKKLGKRERSEKKIVIAEDSPLLRKLLHDTMHEAGYVNLEFFENGRDAFDYLESLLRTGSNIEEHVQLVVTDIEMPQMDGHHFTKKIKSTPSLSKLPVIIFSSLITDDLRHKGEVVGAEEQISKPEIAELILKVDELIL, encoded by the coding sequence TTGGAACATAAAGGTATTTTACTAGAAAGTGGTACAAATGAACTTGAAATTGTTGAATTTGAAGTCGCTAATAATAAATTCGGTATTAATGTCATAAAAGTTAAAGAAATTATTCAACCGATTCCAGTTACTTTTATCCCGCATGCACATCCACATGTTGAAGGGATTGTTCAACTGCGTGGAGAAGTATTACCTGTGGTTAATATGCTAAAAGTTTTAGGAATGGCCCATGCTACATTTAGTTCGCAGCATAAATACATTGTTGCTGAATTTAATAAGCAAAAGGTTGTTTTCCATGTGGATAATGTTACACAAATCCATCGAATTTCTTGGAATGAAATCGAAAAACCTTCAGATATGTATCAAGGTGGTTCCAGTCAAGTAATTGGTGTTATTAAACAACAAGACACAATGCTTTTATTATTAGATTTTGAAAAAATCATGGTGGATATTAACCCTGATTCCGGTATTAATGTGGAGTCTGTGAAAAAGTTAGGAAAACGGGAGCGTTCTGAAAAGAAAATTGTTATTGCAGAGGATTCGCCTTTACTTAGAAAATTATTGCATGACACAATGCATGAAGCGGGCTACGTAAACCTTGAGTTCTTTGAAAATGGTCGAGATGCTTTTGACTATCTAGAATCGCTTCTCCGTACTGGCAGCAATATTGAAGAACATGTTCAATTAGTAGTGACTGATATTGAGATGCCACAGATGGATGGTCATCATTTTACGAAGAAAATCAAATCCACTCCATCTTTATCTAAGCTTCCAGTTATTATCTTTTCTAGCTTGATTACAGATGATCTTCGTCATAAGGGTGAAGTTGTAGGTGCTGAGGAGCAAATTAGTAAACCTGAAATCGCAGAACTAATTCTAAAAGTAGACGAATTGATTCTATAA
- a CDS encoding bifunctional diguanylate cyclase/phosphodiesterase translates to MITFPTMEFENYLQDLMKLNPFDSVVILKTQNEGKYTVEMINSNASILSPVPYMKGMDANGFFQWLDWEKVEEMLRNPKEEVEFLTIQNYSKQVSVYIQTIMKNTEEYFALIMKQVNDDEKNSYSLYTFQNENTGLLNKRALNIKWSEHYQNYNDLRQISFLLVDLDRFKKYNESLGKQKADEMIKKISERFNEVRSESCELYHYSGDEFVFLVRHTLREEVELVVNKIYEQLKEPFLIDVHEYFVTCSIGISTIAGNQSRDLETLLHQAEQALFYVKKHGRAHFRFYREEMSHTFQNEVLMEAHLRRAIEFNELSLHLQPQIDFDTYEIDSFEALIRWNNPKFGFVPPSQFIPIAESSGLIIQIGEWVLEQVCKYQQEWKAKGYRPVRIAVNISPKQFKQEKFAEKVRRVILKYDVEPRYIELEITESSMVNVDETESILKNLKALGVFVSVDDFGTGYSSLSYLKKYPIDIIKIDQSFIADLNKDDKNEAIVKAIIALSQNLEMDVIAEGVEEISQENFLKLHQCKKGQGYLYNKPLPVDEIVKKYLIN, encoded by the coding sequence ATGATTACTTTTCCAACAATGGAGTTTGAAAATTACTTGCAAGATTTGATGAAACTAAATCCATTTGATTCTGTTGTCATACTAAAAACACAGAATGAAGGAAAATATACTGTAGAGATGATTAATTCAAATGCCTCAATTCTTTCCCCTGTTCCTTATATGAAGGGAATGGATGCAAATGGCTTTTTTCAATGGTTAGATTGGGAGAAAGTGGAGGAAATGCTCCGAAATCCAAAGGAAGAAGTCGAATTTCTTACCATACAGAATTATTCCAAGCAAGTATCTGTTTACATTCAAACAATTATGAAAAACACTGAAGAATACTTTGCATTGATTATGAAGCAAGTGAATGATGATGAAAAGAATTCTTATAGCTTGTACACTTTTCAAAATGAAAATACCGGGCTATTAAATAAAAGAGCTTTAAATATTAAATGGTCAGAGCATTACCAAAACTATAATGATCTTCGCCAGATTTCATTTTTACTTGTCGATTTGGATCGCTTTAAAAAATACAATGAATCACTTGGAAAACAAAAAGCGGATGAAATGATCAAGAAAATTAGTGAACGCTTCAATGAGGTTCGAAGTGAATCATGCGAGCTCTATCATTATAGTGGAGACGAATTTGTTTTTTTAGTTCGACATACACTTCGTGAAGAGGTGGAGCTTGTTGTCAATAAGATTTACGAACAGCTGAAGGAACCTTTTCTAATCGATGTTCATGAGTACTTTGTTACTTGTTCAATCGGTATTTCAACAATCGCAGGAAATCAGTCCCGAGATCTGGAGACATTATTGCATCAGGCTGAACAGGCATTGTTTTATGTAAAGAAACACGGTCGTGCACATTTCAGATTTTATCGTGAAGAAATGAGCCATACCTTCCAAAATGAAGTATTAATGGAAGCACATTTAAGAAGAGCCATAGAATTTAACGAACTTTCCCTACATTTGCAGCCCCAAATTGATTTTGATACATATGAAATTGATAGCTTTGAAGCATTAATTAGATGGAATAATCCAAAGTTTGGATTCGTACCACCCTCACAGTTTATTCCAATAGCTGAATCATCAGGCTTAATCATTCAAATCGGCGAGTGGGTGTTAGAGCAGGTTTGCAAGTACCAACAGGAATGGAAGGCAAAAGGGTATAGACCAGTTCGAATTGCCGTCAATATCTCACCAAAGCAATTCAAACAAGAAAAGTTTGCGGAAAAGGTAAGACGAGTAATTTTAAAATACGATGTCGAGCCACGTTATATCGAATTGGAAATTACGGAAAGCTCGATGGTGAACGTTGATGAAACCGAGAGTATCTTAAAGAATCTAAAAGCTTTAGGTGTTTTCGTCTCTGTTGATGATTTTGGGACAGGTTATTCGTCTCTTAGTTATTTAAAAAAATATCCGATTGACATTATCAAAATCGATCAATCCTTTATCGCCGATTTAAATAAAGACGATAAAAATGAAGCAATTGTCAAAGCAATCATCGCGCTATCTCAAAATCTGGAAATGGACGTAATCGCTGAGGGCGTAGAAGAAATTTCTCAAGAAAACTTCCTAAAACTGCATCAATGCAAAAAAGGTCAGGGCTACTTATACAACAAACCCCTTCCTGTAGATGAAATTGTAAAAAAATACCTGATAAACTAA
- the fadH gene encoding 2,4-dienoyl-CoA reductase, translating to MLKNETIIVTGGSSGMGLAMAKQFVQDGANVVITGRDRERLQNAKNEIMAFGENVEIFQMDVREVEHVKAMVQFAVEKFGKIDGLVNNAAGNFIVAAEKLSPNGWKAVIDIVLNGTFYCSSEVGKYWIDNGIKGKILNMVATYAWGAGAGVVHSAAAKAGVLSLTRTLAVEWGHQYGIRVNAIAPGPIERTGGAGKLWESEEQAKRTLNSVPLKRLGTPEEIADLATFIMSNKASYMNGECVTLDGGQWLNKFPF from the coding sequence ATGTTGAAGAATGAGACGATTATTGTGACTGGCGGTTCTAGTGGGATGGGACTTGCTATGGCGAAACAGTTTGTTCAAGATGGCGCAAATGTAGTGATTACTGGTCGAGATAGAGAACGCTTACAAAATGCAAAAAATGAAATTATGGCTTTTGGTGAAAATGTTGAAATATTTCAAATGGATGTACGTGAAGTTGAGCATGTAAAGGCGATGGTTCAATTTGCTGTAGAGAAATTCGGTAAAATTGATGGATTAGTTAATAATGCTGCGGGGAACTTTATTGTTGCGGCAGAAAAGCTTTCGCCGAATGGGTGGAAAGCGGTGATTGACATCGTTTTAAATGGAACGTTCTATTGCTCTTCCGAAGTAGGGAAGTATTGGATCGACAATGGAATAAAAGGAAAAATTCTAAATATGGTAGCTACATATGCCTGGGGAGCAGGAGCTGGCGTTGTTCATTCGGCAGCTGCAAAAGCAGGTGTATTGTCATTAACTAGAACTTTAGCTGTTGAATGGGGACATCAGTATGGAATTCGGGTAAATGCAATAGCACCAGGTCCAATTGAAAGAACAGGTGGAGCAGGGAAGCTGTGGGAATCTGAGGAGCAAGCAAAACGAACATTGAACTCGGTTCCTTTAAAAAGACTTGGAACACCAGAAGAAATTGCAGATCTCGCAACTTTTATTATGTCCAATAAGGCGTCATATATGAATGGGGAATGTGTCACGCTAGATGGTGGCCAATGGTTAAATAAATTTCCGTTTTAA